In Burkholderia pyrrocinia, the following proteins share a genomic window:
- a CDS encoding ATP-binding protein: MTTDDTVPHSHQLPPGLPDARDLLHRFAEFRFQTVVESITDYAVFMLDPDGNVATWNAGAERIKGYRAAEIIGRHFSRFYPPDAIAAGRPSHGLDEAAAHGRFEDEGWRVRNDGSLFWASVTITAVRDSTHQLRGFIKITRDMTERKRLEELEASTHRLSVFIAMLAHELRNHLAPLRHSVGVLQSLPDPAPALAQCRDAVDRQIGQLTRLVDDLLDVGRITAGKVELDDHAFTVRDIVCRGVESIQSKLAVRGQHIHVDLPAESVVLHGDDARLVQVLHNLLDNASKFSPRGGRIDVGARVDGPVIAIQVADHGVGIAAGALETIFDLFEQEGMPGRRPSDGFGLGLAICRSFVELHGGRISAESDGPGHGATITVRLPIERMERFAPADTPAPAAPVRPATAPLRIVVVDDNRDSADTLAVLLQVKGHAPRVAYNGDDALALAVDYAPQLMFVDLSMPDIDGFTLLHALRALDTLANTTCVALSGHARASDLARTERAGFDDHLVKPVEMAVLDALLQRVARNAQDNA, translated from the coding sequence ATGACGACAGACGACACCGTGCCTCACTCGCATCAGTTGCCGCCCGGGTTACCCGATGCGCGCGACCTGCTGCACCGTTTCGCCGAGTTCCGTTTCCAGACCGTGGTCGAGTCGATCACGGACTACGCGGTCTTCATGCTCGACCCGGATGGCAACGTCGCGACCTGGAATGCGGGCGCGGAACGCATCAAGGGCTACCGCGCCGCCGAGATCATCGGCCGCCACTTCTCGCGCTTCTATCCGCCCGACGCGATCGCGGCCGGCCGCCCGTCGCACGGGCTCGACGAGGCAGCCGCGCATGGCCGCTTCGAGGACGAGGGCTGGCGCGTACGCAACGACGGCTCGCTGTTCTGGGCGAGCGTGACGATCACGGCCGTGCGCGACTCTACCCATCAGCTCCGCGGCTTCATCAAGATCACGCGCGACATGACGGAGCGCAAGCGACTCGAGGAACTCGAAGCGTCGACGCACCGGCTCAGCGTGTTCATCGCGATGCTCGCGCACGAACTGCGCAACCATCTCGCACCGCTGCGCCATTCGGTCGGCGTGCTGCAGAGCCTGCCCGATCCCGCGCCCGCGCTCGCGCAGTGCCGCGACGCCGTGGATCGCCAGATCGGGCAACTGACGCGGCTTGTCGACGATCTGCTCGACGTCGGGCGCATCACGGCCGGCAAGGTCGAACTCGACGACCACGCCTTCACCGTGCGTGACATCGTGTGCCGCGGCGTCGAGAGCATCCAGTCGAAACTGGCCGTGCGCGGGCAGCACATCCACGTCGATCTGCCGGCCGAATCCGTGGTGCTGCACGGCGATGACGCGCGGCTCGTCCAGGTGCTGCACAACCTGCTCGACAACGCGTCGAAATTCTCGCCGCGCGGCGGACGCATCGACGTGGGCGCGCGCGTCGACGGGCCTGTCATCGCGATCCAGGTTGCCGATCACGGCGTCGGCATCGCGGCAGGCGCGCTCGAAACGATCTTCGACCTGTTCGAACAGGAAGGCATGCCGGGCCGGCGCCCGTCGGACGGTTTCGGACTCGGGCTGGCGATCTGCCGATCGTTCGTCGAACTGCATGGCGGGCGGATTTCCGCGGAAAGCGACGGGCCGGGCCACGGCGCGACGATTACCGTGCGGCTGCCGATCGAGCGCATGGAACGCTTCGCGCCCGCCGATACGCCCGCGCCGGCGGCACCCGTGCGGCCGGCCACCGCACCGCTGCGCATCGTCGTGGTCGACGACAACCGCGACTCGGCCGACACGCTTGCCGTGCTGCTGCAGGTGAAGGGACACGCGCCGAGAGTCGCGTATAACGGCGACGACGCGCTGGCGCTCGCCGTCGACTACGCTCCTCAGTTGATGTTCGTCGACCTGTCGATGCCCGACATCGACGGCTTCACGCTGCTGCACGCGCTGCGCGCGCTCGACACGCTGGCGAACACGACCTGCGTCGCGCTGTCCGGCCATGCGCGCGCGTCCGACCTCGCGCGCACCGAGCGGGCGGGTTTCGACGACCACCTCGTGAAGCCCGTCGAGATGGCGGTGCTCGACGCGCTGCTGCAGCGCGTCGCACGCAACGCGCAGGACAATGCATGA